The sequence CGGCGTGAGCTACGTACTGGTTTCGCATGATTTGGCGGTGGTTGCCGCAGTGGCGCACCACATCGTGGTTCTGCGCCAAGGACGCGTGATTGAGCAGGGACCGGCAACCCAGGTGTTCGGTTCTCCGGGCGAAACCTATACGTGCGAACTGCTGGATGCGGTGCCCGGACGGCGGCTGGCACAGGCGGCCTTGTAAGCCGGAGTGATTCGAATGGCAACGCGGCCGATTGCGGCGCTCCCGGCTATCGGCCCCTCCGCCCGAGCGCCGTATCACTTCACTATGGTGCCGTCGCGCAGGATAAACATCACTTTTCCATCCCAGAACTCGGCGATAAAGATATCCTCCGCCTCCAGATCGTGGCGCTTCAGCTCTTTTTCCAGCCAGTCCCGCTCCTTTTCTATCTGTTTCAGCTCTTCCGGCCTGACTTTGCCGTCTTTCATAACAATAACCGACGGCATTTTCGCGTTATCGCAAACCACGGTCAACTGCCCGCCGGGCTCTATTTGGGCATAGGTTACCTGCTGAAAGGCATTGATTCCCTGCGCATGCAGCTGTGAAGCGATATTTAAAATATCGATTTTATTTTTCTTGTGCAGAATATTATCCATCAGAAAGCGCCCTTTTTTCACGATAGGCAGTGGATTGCCGATGGCTATGGCGCGAAACAAATGCACATGCTTACTCACGGCATTCAGCGACGATATCAGCACGACGCCGATAAATAGCACCACCACATATTGATGCAGCGGAATGCTGTCGCTGTATATCACCCCGCCGATAATCCCCCCCAGCACGAAATTGCCGATGAAATCAACCGGCGTCATTTGCGATAGCTGGGTTTTTCCTGAAAGATTGAGATGCATGATGACAATGCAAAAGCCGATGACGAACTTGATTAACACTAAACCGTAATATTCCATATATCCTCTATCCACTGCCCTAGGCGGTCCGCGATATCAACAAGACCTGCGTCCATACAAAACCGACTGCCGGCCGCCGCTGACGCGGCGCCCTCCATGATTTATATAGATTAAAATCGGCGTTTATGCCGTTTTTTCAGGGAAAATAGGCGGATTAGGCCGGTAAACCAGACGCCTTCGGCGCGGTTTACCGGCCCCGGAGCGCTGAGGAATCCCCAGAAATCAGGGAAAGGTCGTAAACAAAAGCCAATACATATCCGCCATCCATGCCGGCGCGAATATGGATTATCGGCCTATGAAATATTGGGTTCGTCAGGCGCTAAAAAACAATTAAACGGCAAGATTAAGATAGGCATACTTTAGCCGTTTCTCTTATAAAGAAGCTTCTATATCCGCCGATGACTGACCGGTTTCAATGGCCGTAGAGGTTGCAACAGAAAGAACGATTTTTTCAGAAGAAACACGACTAGCCGATTTTACTTTGACCAGATTCTTCATGACCTTCTCTGTGTTGAATACCAATATAAGACGGCTAATCTCAGGCGAGATCCTTATCTGAAAGATGGGCGATTTGCCTGGTACCGGAACACTAGACAGAGGCTAACTGTGGTGCTTTACCATGTTGGCGCGACGGCAATTGTCGCTTCGGTTGTTGCACTGGCCGGCACATTCCTGCTTTCTTTTATTATCTAAGCGCAACGAGGCATACGATGAAAAACGCCAATATGACCGCATTAATCGCCCACTTTCCGTACAGGAAATTGACATCGATAACCTGACGGCCGCAGACGGCCTGGCTGTAGACCGCGCTTCGGGTTTTGTCGGCAGGGCAATGGAGCGGCTTCTTGACGGACTCTATACCCTGGACGATCAAACCATGTATGACATGGCGCAGGAAGAAGGCATTCGCCTGGAGCCGTCGGCGCTGGCAGGCATGGCCGGACCTCAGCGCGTTTGCGCCTCGACGGATTACCGGCGGATGCACGCATTCAGCGCTGAGCAGTAAAATAACGCCATGCATCTGGTATGGGCGACCGGCGGGGGGATGGGGCCGGAAGAGGAAATGGCGCAGTACCTGGCGCAAGGACGCTAACACTTTACCTCGACAAAGTTGCGAGCAGCTTCGCGCGCCCGATCAATATTCGCAAAATCAGATACATTTTCCATCGCGGCTCTGATAACGTCCTGTGGTGCTTTACCGCCGTGTGCGCGGCCTCCGCCGCAATCAATCCGCCGCCGAATCCTGTATATTCGCCGTTGCGCTGATTTTCATCCCGCCTCATACAGGTGAATAACCTGGGGTGTCGGTGATAAGATAAGGCTCGACCATTTTTCCCGCGCCTTTCGAGCTAACAGATAGAGTGAAAAACCGAGTAAAATCAATATGAATCAGTCGATTGACAAGGACCTTGCCAGCCATACGCCGATGATGCATTGGTGTGTTCTCATTGATATTTAATGGTTATTTTGATGAAATCAGGAAAACCTACGTTTTAACCTACACTTTACTAACTAATTGATTTATCTGTTGTTACTACCCTATAGTACGTTGATGGATTATCGCATGCAGTTTACGAAATACCATTTAGTTACACTCAGAGTGAATATAAAGGTAAAATACTAAACTACCTCAGCCACCCAACAAGCACCCCTTCAAGCTTCGCCAGCGCCTGAATATGCTTTTCTTTTTGCATTCGACCGATATTTTGCAACTTCCATTTCACCGCCGGTAAATGCTTAATTTGGTCTTCAGGAGCGAGACTCCAATCTGGTTGACCACTTTTGAAAGACATCAAAAAATCATAGTCCCGCTGCGTGAATTGTACTTTGAGAGCAGTAACCATTAATTTGGGTATCGCATTGAGTTCTTCCAGAGAGACCTCATCGAATGTCATTCCGTTAAATTCATGCGCATATAGCTCAGAAATATCTTTCCAGCGGGGATTTAGTACCTCTGATAATGGGCGTGGGTGTCCCAGCAGATAAGCGATGAAACCATTAAAGATGTGGCGATCAATACCCTGCGTTTCGAGTAGCATTTTGACGTCATAAAAATCCCGGGGATGCTGCCTGTCCATGGCGGCACAAAGCTTACCACCATAAAGGTCGGCAAGGGAGACAACCTGAATGGTAGCAAAACCGAATTCATCCTCTACTGCGTCAACAACGTCACGCTCCTTAGGAGGATACAACGTACCTCGCGCAACAGGCGATACCTCAATCTTTATCTGTGCCTCCTGAGAAGAAACCACAATGCGCATTTCATCAGGGTTATTCGTTTGCAGCACCGCCGAAATATCGGCTTGTTGTTGCAGTATTTCGGCAATACGGTTCAATGCAGCGCGAACGTTTGGCAAAGCCTCATTCCTACTTTCCAGCGGGATGTAAGCCAAATCGATATCAACCGATAAGCGGGGAAAATCACGAACGAACAAGTTAATCGCCGTTCCGCCTTTTAATGCAAAACAGCGCTCTGTTGCCACAAGCGGCAGTGCTCGCATCAATAATGCAACCTGCCGGTAATACGGTGAATTTTTATCCATGTGATAACCCATCATTAATAAACTTTCCGGGTACGGTGATCTGATACTGCTTATCCAACTTACCACCGGCTACTATCTGTCGTTTTCCGGCTCCTAAATCAATGTTGTTTTTATCGATCCGTTTGACCCAGGGATGTGCATAGTAATCGGCTAAAAAAAGGTATAAACGATTGGTCTGCACTGCCCGGCTGGCACGAAGAAGCATTTCCACCTTACGCGGACTCAGATTAACTAATCCCTGAAAAAGCTCGGCGGCATGCTCAAAAGTGATACATCTTGGCACAGCATCTGCCAGCTCGTAAGCCGCCAGTTCAGGTACGCTGGCTTTTAACGCTTTACCTTTAATCTCGACTTCTATCAGATACTTCTCGTCAAGCTGCGACAACTTCTGATTAGATAGCAACAGCCACTCAACGCCGGGAAACTCCCTAAACCACTTTGGCAACGCCGCCTTCTCTCCGACATACAACCAGATACGTTGCTGTTTAAGCTGGAGATAATGGGAACGCCCCTGATAAACAAGACTGGTCAGCCCGGCCAAATGTACTGGGATTGATAACTGATTTTGCAGGCATAACACAGCATCACTCCACTCCGGTTCACGTCCTACCCGAACATACACTCCGGCACGCAATTTTCGCAGCCAGTTACTTTGGGTGTACTTATGCGCCAAAGAAGGGCTGATGCCGTACTCTGTCAGCCAGGACTGTACCACCAGAGAACCGGGATCGGTATTCTGCAAAAGCCAGTTTAATTTTGATGCCATACATTCACCACTGGTGCAATAATACATAAAATAATAAACTATTAAGCTGACAAGATGTCAACATTGAAAGTAATCGCCCCAGCGATAAAAGGTAGACATGCGACTTGCATCGCCACTGGCTGAGTAATGATTTAGCAAAGGGCAGGCACGGCTAATCAGCCAGGCGAAGATGTGCAAACTTGTTGCGTAGAATTTTAAGCGAAGCTTCGATTTGGCTGGAGGACTGCCTTGTCTCAAGTGCTGTCGAGGTCGCAACAGAACGAGCGATATCTGCGCGGGACGGCTTGGCATAAGACACCTGTATTTTTTTATAGCCGCTCATAATAGTTCCTGAAAGGTTGAAGGTGCTCAACGCGTTGGGGTAACATTGTCCACTAAGTCCCGTAAAGACCGCGCTAACTGGTCAACGGTTTTCTCGCCTGTTGCTGCCTCTACCGTTAAGTTTTCCAGCGTATTGTCGGTATCACGGATACTGATACCGTTGCGGTAGAGAAACGTCATGGTAACAAAAAACGCAGTGCGCTTATTACCATCATTAAAAATGTGTCCACGAGCGATAGCGACCCAGTAGGTGGCGGCGAGCTCAAAAACATCTGTAACGCCTTCATAGTGTGTGCGGTTTTGCACCCGATAGATGAGTGCTTCCGCTCTGCCGGAGTCCGGCATGCCGGCAACGCCGGGAAACCGTTGCAATATACAGTCATGGAAAGCGATAACTTCCTGAGCGCTGACCCATATCATCGGTTTGTCAGCGCCTCTACAGTATGACCGTGGCGTTGCATAATCACATCGAACTCGGCATCCAGTTTAGCATTCTGGTATGTCTCGAATTCAGCCTTGCTGATAACCACTGCGGAACTGCCATCTCTGCGGGTGATTTCAACCGGTTCACCCTGGGTGGCGACATCCAGTACTTCTGAGATATTGGCCCGAGCCTGAGTTGAGGTGTAAGTACGCATGATGTGTCTCCTGAAGTGTACATTTATATTGTACACTTAGTGTTATTTTGATTCAAATATAAAAAATCATCATCAAGGGCTACGTAACTCTACGCATGAGGTCTTTTTTTACAATGAAGCAACCGAGAATGTGCCCTTTAAATCCGGTGCCTCATAAGATCTCTGTCTTATTGCTTTGTCCGATACCGTCATGTTTCTTAAAGATATTCTTTGGAAAGAAACATCGGAATCATTGAAAGTCTCAGCTATCATTGTGTTGGTAATCAGATCAAAGTTTTTCTCATTTTTTTCAGATATATTAGAACAGATTTTTTTGATTATGCCGATATTATTTTCGAATTCAAAAATAATAATAAACGCATGAATCCTGTCATATAATCCAAGCTCGCCTTCGTCTTTCCCAATGAAGTAAACTGGCCTGATCGTGGGAAATACTCTAACTGAATATAAATAATGGATATCTTTATCAATTAAGTGCTTTTGAATTCTAAATTTATTTTATATATATGGGGATTCAGGCTCAACATTATCATCAGATGCATTCAATATATCAAGGATAAATAAATCTTCTATTGGAGGTAGGGGTTCACCCCCCTTGGAAATATAAAATTGTGCATTTTTGGTTAGCTCTAACTTCTCAAGCATCACAGTATCCTTTAGAGGTAGAAATACAGAATATATTCGAGAAATAGTTTCAACAACAACCTACTAGATTAAAGAAAATTAATCAATTCATTCTGTTTTTTATCCTCTGACATTGATGCCACCGATTTTACTCCTGTGCTTCGTTTTTCAGCACAATGCGCAGGTACGGGTGTTTCCAGTCATCATCAGACAGTTTGCTCAAACTGACAAAACCATCATGCTCCAGTGCGCACACTCCGTTGTGGCTGGCAACATAATCGTAGATGGCGCGACTTTCCAGCCCCTGTAACATATGCGCAAGCAGCTTTCGGCGCATCTGCGAGGTTTGCCATTTTTTCGCTTTCCGGACATTTTTCCATGTACAGTTAAAATTCTGTCCCACCGAACTTCTGACGCAAAGCCCATAGCGGTTGGTATTGCCGGATGAAAGGTAATCCTCAATAAGGCGTTTAAGATTCTCCTTTAACGGCTCCATCAGCTTTTTCCAGCGAGTCAGCACCCTGCCAGCCTCAGCTTCTCCCAGTTGTTTGTTCAGACGTTTTCTGGTCACGCTTTGAAACGACAGACTTACCGAACCGGCGTTGAAAATGGTCGAAAAACGAAAGCTTTTAACATCATCTTCATCAACCCCCAGTTTTTTACTGATATAGCTGGTTTCAAGACGTTTCATATTTTTGGGCGACACGCCAATGCGTACAAGCTCATGCCGCAGGATCTCCAGTTGACTGCTTTTAATATCGTAGTTATATCCTTTCGCCAGACACGCCCATTTCATCCCTTTCGGAAGGTACTGAAACCCTTTACCCACCTCAAACGAACGCCCCCCCAGACGGGCGGTTTTGTACGACTGGGGATAAGCCACAATCAACGGACTGATACTGATGGCTTTCACCCCCACATCGCAGAGATGGCTAATAAAATTATGGTAATACATCATATTGACGGAAGTTGGATGCGCATTGCAGTAATCCCTCAATGCATCAAGATTGATATGCAAGTAGTCAAGCTGGTCATAGACCTGCTTAACCCGCTCCCTGAAGGCCGTATCCGGTATTTTACGCTTTGATACCTGATGACAAACGACAGGCTTCTGAATGGATGCCAGCGCAACCAGCTCTTCCAGTGTCAAAGGCTCCTGCCGTTTATCATAAATATCGGTCAGATAGCTGTAGCGATCTTTACGTTGTAGATATTCCTTGCGATCCCCTGGAAACAATGCTTCCAGCAGTCGCTTTGAGAGTGCAAACTCACGGCATTTATGCTTCGCGGCGTCATGCCTGATGATTTTGATAAGTTTTGCCGCTTCCAGCTTTTCCAGCGCCCTCTCAAAGGGAAGCTCGCGTGACTGCTTAAAAACCGCAGGGGCAACGCTCTCACCGAGAGAGTATGGGAAAGGGACAGAACATGTCCATTTACCGTTACCTTTAAAACGAGCTTTTTTACAAGTATTTCGACTTGCTGTTGCGCTGCATATAAGATGCTGTATAAGGATGGCTATCGATATGTAATAAGTGGGTTTACATCTTCCATCGCAATTATCATCAAAGGGAACGCTAAAAATGGCTTTCCTGAATATCTTGAGCGTTCTTTCTGTAACGAGAATATTATTCTTTGTACAATAGGCTTTCATTTCATTGTGCTCCATTTATTAATTCAACACTGTTTACAAACAGCAGATACAGCACAATTAATTACGCATGCACAAAAAACATATTCTCTAGCCCCACTTATTTATGGGCTAAATTAAAAACACAAAATCAGTAAAAATGTGCCCCAGGGGATGAGGGATATCTGTGGATGAATGTCTGGAGTGAATTCGTGGAATTAGCTAATACTTGTATCCCCATACTATAGCCATACAACGCATATATGACCTGTGTGGAGGCTTGCCTCAGGCTACTGCCTGTCACCATCTCCATCTGATACATTTTTTTGTTGACCGCGTGACATGCATATAGCGGCTTCCGTGCCGCTGAGTCTCCTGACTGGCTTATTTCCCGCGATACTCAAGCCATTTCTGGCGGTTGTTGTACTCCCAGTACTGCGGTTGCGCCAAAATACCCAATTTCGCCAGTACTGACGGTAACAGACCCCAGATGGCCTCTGCGTCAAATAGCGTCACGCGATGCTCTTTCATGCGTTTATCCACGCGTTTCTTAGCGGCTTTTTGGGTGGCGCTGACAGCCTTGCCGTTCAACTTACTGGCAGGACGAAACTTCGCGCGGGCATCTGGAACGGGCATTTCTCCGAGCCGTTTAACGAAATCAGGGTCCAGCCCCTTATCCTCAAGCATATCCCGGTGCCAGAATGCCAGACGGGATACCAGATTGGTCATATGCGACAGATTGCGCAGCATCAGCTTCTGTTTACCAGGCGAGAAGCGCAATTCCAGACGCAGGAAATGCTCAAGCTGGCTTTCCTCCAGCGTCAGCAATGCCGCAGCATAACGCTCCTCGACACTGAGAGACGGCGCATTAACCTTGGCATAGACGGAGGCAACCAACGTGCTTAAACCGAGCCGCAGCCCTTCTTCCGGGCCGTGCAGGTCATAGTATTCACCCCCATGCATTTTTTTAAGGCCGATCAGATAGTCATGAAACTGCATCCCCACCACATCCAGCGCGTAATGGATGGTTGTCACCCATGCGCTACGCAGCCCCCGGTACAGATATTTTCCGAGGCGTCCCTTGCGTCCCAGCCACAGGAACAGATCAGTGATCTGCACAGGTGAGTAGTGCTGTGGGCTGAACTCCATACGCATCACGCCACGATTCTTACTTGTGGGCGAAAAGTAGATCATCATCAACACCGGATGCACAGAGCGTTTGTCAGCAAGCCGGATCTCCATGACAGAGCGGTAGAGATCATCACATTCTTTCTTACCCGCAGGACGGCATTTGATGAGATAGCCGCTACCTGATTTCAGGGTATTCAGACGTTCAATCAGCACTTTATTTTGTTCACTGCCAAGATCTGTTACCCATGACATTTTATCAATGTGGCCGTAACAGAGGTTTCCGGCGCTATTTCGCACCAACCGAACTATATTTTTCAGACTGTCCACGCGTTTACTATCGTACGTATTTTTCGCTTTTTTCATTGTCGGCTCCCGGCTTGTTTAAGCCAGCAACGGGCAATAGCAGTCCCCCCGGATATATACGGGATCTCACTGCTATTACCTCTGATTAATGAGCTACCAGTTATAGTGGGTAGGTTGGGGGTTATATGAGGCTTATAGATGCTCACTATTTTGCGAGTGCCACTTTTTGCAGTTCACTGATGTGTGCCTCAACCTCTTTCAGTCGCCACGCAACACGACGGGCACCAATCTGGACAGGTTCAGGGAACTTGCCCGCTTTGATTTGGCGGTAAAGCGAAGCGCGAGATACAGGGTAGATATCGAGAACGGTTTTAAGATTGATAAGTTTGCAGCTATTCATTTTATGTTGCTCCACGAAGAGCCGTTCGGGATGAACGGCAACGTGGGCGATTTACAACAACGATTACAGCGACTATTTTTTGGAAAAAATGACCCGTTTTAGCCACAAAATTACAGAACAGTCACAACGGTCACGTGACGGTCGTGACAATTTACCTTTTTGGTGAAATTCATCCTCATTAGGGATAGTGTGATTTTTGTGACAATCACGACAGTCACGTGACCGTTTCAGGTGTAAGCTAAGTCTCAGATGACAAAAACCTTAACGTCAGTCAGAGGCATAAAAAATGGCAAAAGATAAAAACAAGATAAAAGGCTCGGCCCCCAAATCAGAAGCTCAAAGGCAGTCAGTTCGAAGGGAAAAACTCGAAAAAGAATTTGGTAAAGCCGTTACGTTACACATGTCAGAGGCTAATAAAAAAAGACTGGATCAGGTTACGGAAAAGCTGACCGGTAACTATCGTCCTGGCACACGTGAACGGAGTGTGACTATAGCCGAACTGGTTAATCAGTATTACATCAGTTATATCATGCCCCGCTCAGGCAAAATTGCAGAATATATTTATGAGAAATATGGTGAAATCTGGGAAATGCAGTTTGTCGAGGAAATGAGAG comes from Brenneria nigrifluens DSM 30175 = ATCC 13028 and encodes:
- a CDS encoding type II toxin-antitoxin system death-on-curing family toxin — protein: MIWVSAQEVIAFHDCILQRFPGVAGMPDSGRAEALIYRVQNRTHYEGVTDVFELAATYWVAIARGHIFNDGNKRTAFFVTMTFLYRNGISIRDTDNTLENLTVEAATGEKTVDQLARSLRDLVDNVTPTR
- a CDS encoding type II toxin-antitoxin system Phd/YefM family antitoxin; amino-acid sequence: MRTYTSTQARANISEVLDVATQGEPVEITRRDGSSAVVISKAEFETYQNAKLDAEFDVIMQRHGHTVEALTNR
- a CDS encoding helix-turn-helix transcriptional regulator; its protein translation is MNSCKLINLKTVLDIYPVSRASLYRQIKAGKFPEPVQIGARRVAWRLKEVEAHISELQKVALAK
- a CDS encoding nucleotidyl transferase AbiEii/AbiGii toxin family protein, producing MDKNSPYYRQVALLMRALPLVATERCFALKGGTAINLFVRDFPRLSVDIDLAYIPLESRNEALPNVRAALNRIAEILQQQADISAVLQTNNPDEMRIVVSSQEAQIKIEVSPVARGTLYPPKERDVVDAVEDEFGFATIQVVSLADLYGGKLCAAMDRQHPRDFYDVKMLLETQGIDRHIFNGFIAYLLGHPRPLSEVLNPRWKDISELYAHEFNGMTFDEVSLEELNAIPKLMVTALKVQFTQRDYDFLMSFKSGQPDWSLAPEDQIKHLPAVKWKLQNIGRMQKEKHIQALAKLEGVLVGWLR
- a CDS encoding type IV toxin-antitoxin system AbiEi family antitoxin, which produces MASKLNWLLQNTDPGSLVVQSWLTEYGISPSLAHKYTQSNWLRKLRAGVYVRVGREPEWSDAVLCLQNQLSIPVHLAGLTSLVYQGRSHYLQLKQQRIWLYVGEKAALPKWFREFPGVEWLLLSNQKLSQLDEKYLIEVEIKGKALKASVPELAAYELADAVPRCITFEHAAELFQGLVNLSPRKVEMLLRASRAVQTNRLYLFLADYYAHPWVKRIDKNNIDLGAGKRQIVAGGKLDKQYQITVPGKFINDGLSHG
- a CDS encoding DUF421 domain-containing protein → MEYYGLVLIKFVIGFCIVIMHLNLSGKTQLSQMTPVDFIGNFVLGGIIGGVIYSDSIPLHQYVVVLFIGVVLISSLNAVSKHVHLFRAIAIGNPLPIVKKGRFLMDNILHKKNKIDILNIASQLHAQGINAFQQVTYAQIEPGGQLTVVCDNAKMPSVIVMKDGKVRPEELKQIEKERDWLEKELKRHDLEAEDIFIAEFWDGKVMFILRDGTIVK